In Lewinellaceae bacterium, a single window of DNA contains:
- a CDS encoding RDD family protein, protein MPRDILDHLPEEGSHIVPADRGKRFFAFLIDILPITLLTAWVFYSFFGFDEVLGRYLTERNDIETRRYFLEQRGWIRSLAFLIWIVYSLLMDSSDRQGTLGKQWMGLKVVDEYGLPLGLKQSAARNLGKVLSYLPLSLGFFWILFDKQRQGWHDKIARTFVVEK, encoded by the coding sequence ATGCCAAGAGACATCCTCGACCATTTGCCGGAAGAAGGAAGCCATATTGTGCCCGCCGACCGCGGCAAGCGCTTTTTTGCTTTCCTCATCGACATCCTGCCGATCACCCTGCTGACCGCCTGGGTATTCTATTCTTTTTTTGGTTTTGATGAGGTGCTGGGCCGCTACCTGACGGAGCGCAACGACATCGAAACGCGCCGGTATTTCCTCGAACAACGTGGTTGGATCCGCTCCCTGGCCTTTCTAATCTGGATCGTTTATTCTCTGTTAATGGACAGCTCAGATCGGCAGGGCACCCTTGGCAAGCAATGGATGGGCCTCAAAGTGGTAGATGAATACGGCCTGCCGCTCGGCCTGAAACAATCCGCCGCCCGCAACCTGGGCAAAGTGTTGTCTTACCTGCCTCTTTCCCTGGGCTTTTTCTGGATTCTGTTCGACAAGCAGCGGCAGGGGTGGCACGATAAGATCGCGAGGACGTTTGTAGTGGAAAAATGA
- a CDS encoding VCBS repeat-containing protein, with protein sequence MNSRIAIVFLLLALYSCQSAEGDKTLFEQVAPEHSGVNFVNSIPDNDSFNILTYEYIYNGGGAAIADFDNDGLSDLFFSGNIADNKLYRNKGGFQFEDISEPAGITAAGFWCSGIAVVDINQDGYKDIYVCTNTYKEGPKRRNLLFVNQFPQSGKLEFKELAGPYGIADTSYSTNSAFFDYDNDGDLDLFIINNSMQESRNPTVYTHQKDLLVADRVDKLYRNDWPEGEEHPVYADVSREAGITIDGYSLGVNICDLNQDGWKDIYVTNDFLSNDLMYINNQDGTFTNRAPEYLKHTGFSAMGNDVVDINNDGLPDIVALDMLPESNYRKKTMLGPTNYTTFLYNERYGFMQQYVRNVLQVNQGKNPYTGEPVFSDQAMLAGIEATDWSWAPVAADFDRDGYRDLVITNGFPKDITDRDFMDYQANYYAYVEQHKMLAKIPEVKLDNYAYRNKGGVEFENVTQQWGLDVPSFSNGAAYGDLDNDGDLDLVVNNINDKAFIYKNTVDSGNYILIELTGKPNNRDAIGATIEYASSHLKGFYEHTIYRGYLSSMDSRIFLGLGQDSLASLTVTWPDGKVSMLKDQKANQLLRIDYQDANESLAAKDQATAQPLFSPAAIVPGEKIEDLDYIDYNYEPLLLHKFSQFGPGLAAGDVNGDGLDDYYVTGSHKKKGKLFLQTKSGSFQLSDMDLPVDPNREELGAVFFDVDQDGDQDLYIACGGNQFPESDPMYGDVLLINEKNRFVNISDQLNLPAASSSCVRAADVDRDGDIDLFVAGRVLPGEYPLPASSYLLRNDSRPGEIRLGIANGEIAPGLNGLGLVCDALWSDYNSDGWPDLIVAGEWMPATIFKNENGQLKKLTGDTGLEGHTGWWNSIASADFDHDGDLDYVVTNFGRNSSIRASQSQPVEIYAKDFDDNGSLDAIPFVYYKDREGKPQKYSFHGRGDLAKEMNKVKKMFITHEQIGVAPIDSLLSEEDRKDAYVLNATTFESSYIENKGNGKFEIRPLPLEAQAAPAYGILAEDFDGDGHTDLLMVGNDHGIQPTLGRMDAMNGLFLKGDGTGHFTALSLAESGFYVPGNAKALVSLFVGNRRSVIISQNNDVLLAFRYGQEVQVFVPESDDFKVTFIGNGEKIIDSRVFCYGNGFLSQSSRKTPIPEGAEKMLVAKYDGKERAIDLGGK encoded by the coding sequence ATGAACTCAAGGATAGCAATAGTTTTTTTGCTGCTGGCCTTATACTCCTGCCAGAGCGCCGAGGGCGATAAAACCCTCTTTGAACAGGTCGCCCCGGAGCACAGTGGGGTGAACTTCGTCAATTCCATCCCCGACAATGACTCCTTCAACATATTGACATACGAATACATCTACAACGGCGGTGGGGCCGCCATCGCCGATTTTGACAACGACGGCCTGAGCGACCTGTTCTTTTCGGGAAATATCGCCGACAACAAGCTTTACCGAAACAAAGGCGGCTTCCAGTTTGAAGACATCAGCGAGCCGGCCGGCATAACGGCCGCCGGGTTCTGGTGCTCTGGAATAGCGGTGGTCGACATCAACCAGGATGGCTATAAGGACATCTATGTCTGTACGAACACCTACAAGGAAGGCCCAAAGAGGAGGAACCTCCTGTTTGTCAACCAATTTCCCCAATCGGGAAAACTGGAATTCAAAGAGCTGGCCGGCCCCTACGGCATTGCCGACACCAGCTACTCCACCAACAGCGCCTTTTTCGATTATGACAACGACGGCGACCTCGACCTGTTCATCATCAACAACAGCATGCAGGAGTCGCGAAACCCTACCGTCTACACCCATCAGAAAGACCTACTGGTAGCCGACCGGGTCGATAAGTTGTACCGGAACGACTGGCCGGAGGGGGAGGAACACCCGGTATATGCAGATGTCTCCCGGGAAGCAGGCATCACCATCGACGGCTATAGCCTGGGGGTCAATATTTGCGACCTGAACCAGGATGGGTGGAAGGACATTTACGTCACCAATGATTTCCTTTCCAACGACCTGATGTACATCAACAACCAGGATGGCACCTTCACGAACAGGGCGCCGGAATACTTAAAACACACCGGTTTTTCCGCCATGGGCAACGACGTGGTGGACATCAACAACGACGGGTTGCCGGACATCGTGGCCCTCGATATGCTGCCGGAAAGCAACTACCGAAAGAAGACCATGCTGGGGCCGACCAACTACACCACCTTTCTCTACAATGAGCGCTACGGCTTCATGCAGCAATACGTCCGCAACGTGCTGCAGGTGAATCAGGGGAAGAACCCCTATACGGGCGAACCCGTGTTCAGCGACCAGGCCATGCTGGCGGGCATTGAAGCCACCGACTGGAGCTGGGCGCCGGTAGCAGCCGATTTTGACCGGGACGGATACCGGGACCTGGTCATCACCAATGGGTTTCCCAAAGACATTACCGACCGGGATTTCATGGATTACCAGGCCAACTATTATGCCTATGTCGAACAGCATAAAATGCTGGCCAAAATCCCGGAAGTCAAGCTCGACAATTACGCCTACCGGAATAAAGGAGGAGTGGAATTTGAAAACGTCACCCAGCAATGGGGCCTGGACGTGCCTTCTTTTTCCAATGGAGCGGCTTACGGCGACCTGGACAACGACGGCGACCTGGATCTGGTAGTCAACAACATCAACGACAAGGCTTTCATCTATAAAAATACGGTTGATTCCGGAAATTACATCCTCATTGAGTTGACCGGCAAGCCCAACAACCGGGATGCCATCGGCGCCACGATTGAATACGCCTCTTCCCACCTCAAAGGGTTTTACGAACACACCATCTACCGGGGTTATTTGTCGTCGATGGACAGCAGGATTTTCCTGGGCCTGGGGCAGGATTCCCTGGCCAGCCTGACGGTTACCTGGCCCGACGGAAAGGTTTCCATGCTCAAGGATCAAAAGGCCAATCAATTGTTGCGCATTGATTACCAGGATGCAAATGAGAGCCTGGCTGCAAAAGATCAGGCAACGGCCCAACCTTTGTTTAGCCCGGCTGCGATCGTACCCGGTGAAAAAATCGAGGACCTGGACTACATAGACTACAATTACGAGCCGCTCCTTTTGCATAAATTTTCCCAATTCGGGCCGGGTTTGGCGGCCGGAGATGTCAACGGCGACGGCCTGGATGATTATTACGTAACCGGATCGCATAAAAAGAAAGGAAAGCTGTTCCTGCAAACCAAATCCGGGAGTTTTCAATTATCCGATATGGACCTGCCGGTGGATCCCAACCGGGAAGAGCTGGGCGCCGTGTTTTTTGACGTGGACCAGGACGGCGACCAGGACTTGTACATTGCCTGCGGCGGCAATCAATTTCCGGAGTCGGACCCCATGTACGGAGATGTCCTGCTGATCAATGAAAAGAACCGTTTCGTCAATATTTCAGATCAGCTGAACCTGCCGGCAGCCAGCAGCAGTTGCGTCAGGGCCGCCGATGTAGACCGGGATGGGGATATCGACCTGTTTGTGGCGGGGCGGGTTCTGCCCGGAGAGTACCCATTGCCGGCGAGTTCCTACCTGCTCAGGAACGATTCCAGGCCGGGCGAAATCAGGCTGGGAATCGCTAACGGCGAGATTGCTCCGGGCCTGAATGGCCTGGGCCTGGTATGCGACGCCCTCTGGAGCGACTACAACTCCGACGGATGGCCCGACCTGATCGTCGCCGGAGAGTGGATGCCGGCCACCATTTTTAAAAACGAGAACGGCCAGCTGAAAAAGCTAACCGGCGACACCGGCCTGGAAGGCCATACCGGATGGTGGAACAGCATCGCTTCCGCCGATTTTGACCACGACGGCGATTTGGATTATGTAGTGACGAATTTTGGCAGGAACTCCTCCATCCGCGCCAGCCAAAGCCAGCCGGTTGAGATTTACGCCAAAGACTTTGACGACAACGGCTCCCTGGACGCCATACCTTTTGTTTATTATAAAGACCGGGAAGGCAAGCCGCAAAAATACAGCTTTCACGGCAGGGGCGACCTGGCCAAAGAGATGAATAAGGTGAAAAAAATGTTCATCACGCATGAGCAGATCGGAGTGGCGCCGATAGACAGCCTACTCTCGGAAGAGGACCGCAAAGATGCCTACGTTTTAAACGCCACCACTTTCGAAAGCAGTTACATCGAAAATAAGGGCAACGGGAAATTTGAAATAAGGCCCTTACCCCTGGAAGCGCAGGCAGCTCCCGCCTATGGCATCCTGGCCGAAGATTTTGACGGAGACGGCCATACGGACCTGTTAATGGTTGGCAACGACCATGGCATACAACCCACTTTAGGCCGCATGGACGCCATGAATGGCCTTTTTCTGAAAGGAGACGGCACGGGCCATTTCACGGCTTTGAGCCTGGCGGAAAGCGGGTTTTATGTCCCTGGAAACGCCAAGGCCCTGGTTAGCCTCTTCGTCGGCAACCGACGGTCTGTGATCATTTCTCAAAACAATGATGTGCTGCTGGCCTTCCGGTATGGGCAGGAAGTACAGGTCTTCGTCCCGGAAAGCGACGATTTCAAAGTAACTTTTATCGGAAATGGCGAAAAAATCATTGACTCCAGAGTTTTTTGCTACGGCAATGGGTTTCTGAGCCAGTCATCGAGGAAAACACCCATACCGGAAGGGGCTGAAAAGATGCTGGTTGCGAAGTATGATGGAAAAGAGAGGGCCATCGATCTGGGGGGGAAGTAG
- a CDS encoding T9SS type A sorting domain-containing protein yields MHKLLFTFTHLNITKMKHAILLCFLLSCSASLFAQVMFPGDLNNDGTANHIDLLPLGVAYNRAGPPREPAFLEWMPQPNIPWPDALPVSGVNLGFVDADGNGLIDTFDIEAIALNYDSLQSLSIPEPRPYILPDTFFVETPPELRLRFEPQTASPGDTVRLIVEYIVPDPAAFPPTALPLGIAFSIGGLDTLPIRPAIQVFPDTLPGDLMFVAATETQAQFWRSVAPGRVEFAAAGRGMGALANSRKLAEMWIITEDMIILREVPVAPDSVLLINTREQVIALNFIGDTLTVGDRTPPEQSAFAEVFPNPSREILQVRMEQPIGFQLALFTPAGQMVRKERFGPAREAVLVTAALPRGLYFLEIRTEEWVQVERVLIE; encoded by the coding sequence GTGCATAAGTTACTTTTCACCTTTACCCACCTCAATATTACAAAAATGAAGCATGCCATACTACTTTGCTTCCTCCTATCCTGCTCCGCCTCCCTATTCGCCCAGGTGATGTTCCCCGGCGACCTCAACAACGACGGCACCGCCAACCACATCGACCTGCTTCCGTTGGGCGTAGCCTACAACCGGGCCGGGCCGCCCCGCGAACCGGCCTTTCTGGAGTGGATGCCGCAACCGAACATCCCCTGGCCGGACGCGCTGCCCGTCAGCGGCGTCAACCTGGGCTTTGTAGACGCCGACGGCAACGGCCTGATCGACACCTTCGACATCGAGGCCATCGCCCTGAATTACGACAGCCTGCAGTCCCTCTCTATTCCGGAGCCCCGCCCCTATATTTTGCCCGATACTTTTTTCGTCGAAACGCCGCCGGAACTCCGCCTGCGTTTCGAACCCCAAACAGCAAGCCCGGGCGACACCGTCCGCCTGATCGTGGAATACATCGTGCCCGACCCCGCCGCCTTCCCGCCAACCGCCCTGCCCCTCGGCATTGCCTTCAGCATCGGCGGGCTGGATACCCTGCCCATCCGGCCTGCCATACAGGTTTTCCCGGACACCCTGCCGGGCGACCTCATGTTCGTAGCCGCTACCGAAACCCAGGCGCAGTTCTGGCGCTCGGTAGCGCCCGGGCGCGTGGAATTTGCGGCGGCAGGCAGAGGAATGGGCGCGCTGGCCAACTCCCGAAAACTCGCCGAAATGTGGATCATCACCGAAGACATGATCATCCTGCGCGAAGTGCCGGTGGCGCCCGACAGCGTCCTGCTCATCAATACCCGCGAGCAGGTTATCGCCCTGAATTTTATTGGAGATACGCTGACGGTGGGCGACCGGACGCCGCCTGAGCAATCCGCCTTCGCCGAAGTGTTTCCCAACCCTTCCCGGGAAATATTGCAGGTGAGAATGGAACAGCCGATTGGCTTCCAGCTTGCGCTTTTCACCCCCGCCGGCCAGATGGTTCGCAAAGAACGCTTCGGGCCGGCCCGGGAAGCTGTGCTTGTCACTGCCGCCCTGCCACGGGGTTTGTATTTTCTGGAAATCCGAACAGAGGAGTGGGTGCAGGTGGAAAGGGTGTTGATAGAATAA
- a CDS encoding RagB/SusD family nutrient uptake outer membrane protein: MKNTLLIAITLLFTLAVIVACSSEFLDTPTQGAISGDVLSNSEEGVDASLIAVYNMLNGFTNTIGNTWGAAPSNYIFESAADDQHKGSEPSDNPDGYYEVSLYQWSTNLGVFRHKWGAVYEGIKRANNAINIANAFRDNGGSEDFVNRVVGEATFLRAWYHFDAYRIFKNVPYYLETDTDFRKPNDQPVLPLVIADLEKAITLLPQDKTAVGRVDKTVAQALLGKVKLFNKDFAGAKSEFEKVVGSGKYSLTPCYNDNFTIATQNSTESLFAFQASVNDGDANSTNSNFLERLAAPHTGSVSSCCGFNNPTQDFVNNFRVDANGLPVADWNAEKVVVGTGQTVDPRLDWTVGRVGIPYLDWGNASIEWIRGLGWAGIFSPKKNMKLASDPEGPGWTTGQLHAKNVEFLRYADVLLMLAEAEVESNGDLEKARSLVNMVRARAGNCAQGPNGGPLAVPIDDPAITWATYKVGQYPGPWTDQAAARTAVRRERRLELGTEGHRLPDLRRWGVLEEVVTKYIAYEKTVVNNVNGTDVRIGALDAAGPVQPRHYAFPIPSTEIELSNGALKQNEGF, translated from the coding sequence ATGAAAAATACACTTTTAATAGCCATAACCTTGTTGTTCACCCTGGCGGTGATTGTGGCTTGCAGCAGTGAGTTCCTCGACACGCCCACCCAGGGCGCCATTTCGGGCGACGTATTGAGCAACAGTGAAGAAGGGGTAGATGCAAGCCTTATCGCCGTGTACAACATGCTGAACGGGTTTACCAACACCATCGGCAATACCTGGGGGGCTGCTCCCTCCAACTACATTTTCGAATCGGCCGCCGATGACCAGCACAAAGGCTCTGAACCTTCCGACAACCCGGACGGGTACTATGAAGTTTCCCTGTATCAATGGTCGACCAACCTGGGAGTCTTCCGCCATAAATGGGGCGCCGTATACGAAGGCATAAAGCGGGCCAACAACGCCATCAATATCGCCAATGCCTTCCGGGACAATGGAGGAAGCGAAGATTTTGTCAACAGAGTCGTTGGGGAAGCCACCTTCCTGAGAGCATGGTACCATTTTGACGCCTACCGGATATTCAAAAATGTTCCTTATTATCTCGAGACTGACACGGACTTCCGGAAGCCCAACGACCAGCCGGTGTTGCCGCTGGTCATCGCCGACCTGGAAAAGGCCATTACGCTTCTTCCTCAGGATAAAACGGCGGTCGGGCGCGTTGACAAAACGGTAGCCCAGGCCCTTCTGGGCAAGGTGAAATTGTTTAACAAGGACTTTGCCGGGGCAAAATCGGAATTTGAAAAAGTAGTGGGTTCCGGAAAGTACTCCCTGACGCCCTGTTACAACGACAACTTTACCATTGCCACTCAGAATAGCACGGAATCGCTCTTCGCTTTCCAGGCTTCGGTCAACGATGGCGATGCGAACAGCACCAACTCCAATTTCCTGGAACGGTTGGCCGCCCCTCACACCGGGTCGGTTTCGTCATGCTGTGGGTTCAATAACCCGACCCAGGACTTTGTCAACAACTTCCGGGTGGATGCCAACGGCCTTCCGGTCGCCGACTGGAATGCCGAGAAAGTGGTAGTAGGAACCGGGCAAACGGTAGACCCCCGCCTGGACTGGACGGTTGGCAGGGTCGGCATCCCTTACCTGGACTGGGGCAACGCCAGCATCGAATGGATCCGGGGCCTGGGATGGGCCGGCATATTCAGCCCGAAGAAGAACATGAAACTGGCTTCCGACCCGGAAGGGCCGGGATGGACCACCGGCCAGTTGCACGCCAAGAACGTAGAATTCCTCCGCTATGCCGACGTGCTGCTGATGCTGGCGGAAGCAGAAGTGGAATCCAACGGCGACCTGGAAAAAGCAAGAAGCCTGGTCAATATGGTGAGAGCCAGAGCCGGCAATTGCGCTCAGGGTCCCAACGGCGGCCCATTGGCCGTTCCCATCGACGACCCCGCCATCACCTGGGCTACTTATAAAGTAGGCCAGTATCCCGGCCCCTGGACTGACCAGGCAGCAGCAAGAACGGCTGTCAGAAGAGAACGGAGGCTGGAGTTGGGCACCGAAGGCCACCGCCTGCCCGACCTGAGAAGATGGGGCGTGCTGGAAGAAGTGGTCACCAAGTACATCGCTTATGAGAAAACCGTGGTAAACAATGTAAACGGCACTGACGTAAGGATCGGCGCACTGGATGCCGCCGGCCCGGTCCAGCCCAGGCACTATGCGTTCCCGATACCTTCAACGGAAATAGAGCTGTCGAATGGTGCGCTAAAACAAAACGAAGGATTCTAA
- a CDS encoding VCBS repeat-containing protein: MSLSRVFVLFTLLYALFGCKRSVTEPGDAAGFTLVKGGHSGITFSNEVQDQKDFNILTFRNYYNGGGVAIGDINNDGLNDIFFTANMQPNKLYLNQGNFQFEDISQSAGIEGTGYWSTGVAFADVNADGWLDIYVCNSGDLSGGNRENELFINNGGLTFKESAALYGLNDDGYSTHASFFDYDLDGDLDCFVLNNSYTDPKRIAANASGGRNNYGASGGDRLYENVGGKFIDVTEKAGLYSGDIDFGLGVSVGDLNNDLYPDIYVSNDFWERDYLYLNQQDGTFKEVLPDNMSYVSANSMGADIADLNNDGYQDIFSTDMLPASNYRMKSALMIEDYNVEDLKWRNSYFFQYIQNCLQINKGDGTFREMAFFAGVAATDWSWGSLIFDMDNDGRKDIFVSNGIFHDITDLDFVNFLADEDQLKKVVKETGRVDFRDFVEFLPHNKQKNFAFINQGGLRFKNEAEALHLGPESFSNGSAYGDLDNDGDYDLVVNNVNMEAFVYRNNAVEQKSNGFVKFKLKGSENNRFGVGALIKIFYQNQVQVSQVMLSRGFQSSVDPDVIFGVGQWPGVDSAQVIWPDGKYEVLKGLQPNSIIEASYANASGKFADKPKTAGPAFFENSASAFAPVPEHKENKYLDFDHERLMPHVLSREGPKLLHADVNGDKQEDLVLLGAAGQPTQLYLSRNNQYVKSEQPYFEMDKDGEDVCGAFFDADEDGDLDLMLGVGGNEYQRGFDYFASRMYANDGEGNFIRDLVNVPTAIGQIGCIEPCDFDNDGDMDLFIGGRCIPGAYGLTPRSYLFRKDGENVWTDITNEETGPIGMVTDAVWTDVNSDGWPDLVVVGEWMPVTMFVNFSGLLQRDVTIPNSTGWWNVIEAADLDQDGDTDFVVGNWGQNMKFHASPQKPLNIYVNDYDNNGKYEGILEWYFGTDAKPYPFASKMDLTAQLPVLKKNALKYSEYAQKQISDMFSPEVLAQSEQKQVVNFNTSIIRREGKKFVMEPMTYEAQMSPVFGVEIADLDGDDIVDIFLGGNFYGLKPEVGRHDGFSGGYFKGDGKGGFEYISDVTSGIKITGEVKDAVFLNGQLLVARNNAPVLSFKMK, translated from the coding sequence GTGAGCCTGAGCCGAGTTTTTGTTTTATTTACTCTTCTGTACGCTTTATTTGGTTGTAAACGATCGGTTACCGAACCCGGCGATGCAGCCGGCTTCACGCTGGTTAAAGGAGGACATTCCGGGATCACCTTCAGCAATGAAGTCCAGGATCAGAAAGATTTCAACATTCTTACCTTTCGCAATTATTACAACGGCGGGGGCGTCGCCATCGGAGACATCAACAACGATGGGCTCAACGACATCTTTTTCACCGCCAATATGCAACCCAATAAGCTCTACCTGAACCAAGGAAATTTCCAGTTCGAAGACATCAGCCAGTCCGCAGGAATAGAAGGGACGGGATACTGGAGCACCGGGGTAGCCTTCGCCGATGTGAACGCCGACGGGTGGCTGGACATTTATGTCTGCAATTCCGGCGACTTGTCCGGAGGGAATCGGGAAAATGAGCTTTTTATCAATAATGGAGGCCTGACGTTTAAAGAAAGCGCCGCGCTTTATGGGCTGAACGACGACGGCTATTCTACCCACGCTTCCTTTTTCGATTATGACCTGGACGGCGACCTGGACTGCTTCGTCCTCAACAACAGCTATACTGACCCCAAGCGCATTGCCGCCAACGCCTCCGGCGGGCGGAACAACTACGGCGCTTCCGGCGGGGATCGCCTGTACGAAAATGTAGGCGGCAAATTCATCGACGTCACAGAAAAAGCCGGTTTATATTCCGGAGACATTGACTTTGGCCTGGGCGTATCGGTTGGCGACCTCAACAACGACCTGTATCCCGATATCTACGTCTCCAACGATTTCTGGGAACGGGATTACCTCTACCTCAACCAACAGGACGGGACCTTCAAGGAAGTGCTGCCCGACAACATGAGTTACGTCTCCGCCAACAGCATGGGCGCCGATATTGCCGACCTCAACAACGACGGCTACCAGGATATCTTCAGCACCGATATGCTGCCCGCCAGCAACTACCGGATGAAGTCGGCCTTAATGATCGAAGATTACAACGTGGAGGACCTGAAATGGAGAAACAGCTATTTCTTCCAATACATACAGAACTGCCTCCAAATCAACAAGGGAGACGGCACTTTCCGGGAGATGGCCTTCTTTGCCGGCGTGGCTGCCACGGACTGGAGCTGGGGCTCGCTCATTTTTGATATGGACAACGACGGCCGGAAGGACATTTTCGTCAGCAACGGCATCTTCCACGATATAACCGACCTCGATTTTGTCAATTTCCTGGCCGACGAAGACCAACTGAAAAAAGTAGTAAAAGAAACGGGCAGGGTCGACTTTCGGGACTTTGTAGAATTTCTGCCGCACAACAAGCAGAAAAATTTTGCCTTCATCAACCAGGGTGGCCTGCGGTTCAAAAATGAAGCCGAGGCGCTGCACCTGGGCCCGGAGAGCTTCAGCAACGGCTCTGCCTACGGCGACCTGGACAATGACGGGGACTACGACCTGGTGGTCAACAACGTCAACATGGAAGCCTTTGTCTACCGGAACAACGCCGTGGAGCAAAAGAGCAACGGTTTCGTGAAGTTCAAGCTGAAGGGCAGCGAAAACAACCGCTTTGGCGTCGGAGCCCTGATCAAAATTTTTTATCAGAACCAGGTGCAGGTTAGCCAGGTGATGCTTTCGCGGGGCTTTCAAAGCTCGGTGGATCCGGATGTGATCTTCGGCGTTGGCCAATGGCCCGGGGTAGATTCCGCCCAGGTCATCTGGCCCGACGGGAAGTACGAAGTGTTGAAAGGCCTTCAACCCAACAGCATCATTGAGGCCAGCTACGCCAATGCTTCGGGCAAGTTTGCCGATAAACCCAAAACTGCCGGCCCGGCCTTTTTCGAAAACAGCGCTTCGGCATTCGCCCCCGTTCCGGAACATAAAGAAAACAAATACCTCGATTTCGACCATGAGCGGTTGATGCCCCATGTCCTTTCCAGGGAAGGCCCCAAATTGCTTCACGCTGATGTGAACGGCGATAAGCAAGAGGACCTGGTCCTTTTGGGCGCAGCGGGCCAGCCCACCCAACTCTACCTCTCCCGCAATAACCAATATGTGAAAAGCGAGCAACCCTACTTTGAGATGGATAAGGATGGCGAAGACGTTTGCGGCGCTTTTTTCGATGCCGATGAAGACGGAGACCTGGACCTGATGCTGGGGGTAGGCGGGAACGAATACCAGCGAGGTTTTGATTATTTTGCCTCGCGCATGTACGCTAATGACGGCGAAGGCAATTTTATTCGAGACCTGGTAAATGTTCCCACCGCTATCGGGCAAATAGGGTGCATAGAACCCTGCGACTTTGACAACGATGGAGATATGGACCTCTTCATCGGCGGCAGGTGCATTCCCGGCGCCTATGGCCTGACGCCGAGGAGTTATCTGTTCCGGAAAGATGGAGAAAATGTATGGACAGACATTACCAACGAGGAAACAGGGCCGATAGGCATGGTTACTGATGCAGTATGGACCGACGTCAACAGCGATGGCTGGCCGGACCTGGTCGTCGTCGGAGAATGGATGCCGGTGACGATGTTTGTCAATTTCAGCGGGCTCCTTCAGCGGGATGTAACCATACCCAATAGCACGGGGTGGTGGAACGTCATCGAAGCGGCCGACCTGGATCAGGACGGCGATACCGATTTTGTGGTCGGCAATTGGGGCCAAAACATGAAATTCCATGCCTCTCCCCAAAAGCCGCTGAACATTTACGTCAATGACTACGATAACAACGGAAAATATGAGGGCATTTTGGAATGGTATTTTGGAACGGATGCAAAACCCTATCCCTTTGCCAGTAAAATGGACCTGACCGCACAGCTGCCCGTGTTAAAGAAAAATGCCCTCAAGTACAGCGAGTATGCTCAAAAGCAAATTTCGGATATGTTTTCCCCGGAAGTGCTGGCCCAATCCGAACAAAAGCAGGTAGTGAATTTCAATACCAGCATCATCAGGAGGGAGGGCAAAAAGTTTGTGATGGAACCCATGACGTACGAGGCTCAAATGTCTCCCGTCTTTGGGGTTGAAATAGCAGACCTGGACGGAGACGATATCGTGGACATCTTTCTGGGCGGCAACTTTTACGGCCTGAAACCGGAAGTTGGCCGCCACGACGGGTTCAGCGGCGGATATTTTAAAGGCGATGGGAAAGGGGGCTTTGAATACATCTCTGATGTAACGTCCGGCATCAAAATAACCGGCGAGGTAAAAGACGCCGTGTTTTTAAACGGCCAGCTCCTGGTGGCCCGCAATAACGCCCCTGTCCTTTCTTTCAAAATGAAGTAA